From the genome of Oryza glaberrima chromosome 1, OglaRS2, whole genome shotgun sequence:
ATTCTGCCTAGAGAAGAAAATAAGCTAATCGGTCGATCAGCAgctaaatagtttttttttcttgggaagTAGTAACTAAGTACCTTTTCTCCAACTCTTTTCCAAGATATACtctgtatatattataaaatcaacagtagcagtataaTTCTTAACTGTGGCAAGTGCCGACAAAGGAGAATTAGATTCAATTCAGAGAATGAGAATACTTCCAATTCTATGAGCACCACCAATATATAGTTAGAAACCTTCTGTGGAGTATTATGGGACTGTGAAGTGAATGTAACTTAACTGGTTACATTGCTTATGATAGAACTAATTCACATAGGTTCGAGTTCTAGATTTGATACGAATTCttgtatttacggctaattaatCTTTCAATGATAGGTGACgcacccgtcgacagcgaggtgTTTGTGGTGGCTTTTTGTCAATATCAAAATATGCTAGCTCTTCGAAGGTGCTAGCTCTTCAAAGGTGCTTATAGAATTGGgtgtatatgtgtttatagAAGTGAATGTGTATGTTGTAATTAAGCGCATATGATGTTAAGTACAAGTATCATGATAACTAATGAACCGACTAAGCACTGAAGCTAGCCGAAGTtagtatatgtataaatttatGAAAGGACAGCATCTATCGATTATTTGAGTCGATCTGAAGGCATTCGCACATCGACTTTATTTCTCTTcttacacatgcatgcatgctgtcATATGTACAGTGTACATTGTCTGATGGATCCGCACGTACTCTCTCATCTGCTTTGAATAATTATTAAATTATCGCCGATGATTCGAATATATTTGTACATGCACGATCGATCGTGCGGTTGCTACTAGCTTTTGATCTTTGTCGTCTTGTTCATGTTCTATTAGTATATGATCACAATCAAATGCCCTGGTCACCAAAGTATGCTGTTTCGAACATGTttgaagtcaaactttaaaaattactctctccgtttcatatattataacacttcaaatttatcataagttatttttttaaaaaaattagctgaGTTCATAGAAAAATGTAGGAACATTTTCAGCATCAAAATTAGTTTGATCATTAAATCCACCCTTAAGGtctatttgttttgtgttggaaaCGGTGCTACATCTTTGTATGTACTGTACACTTGgacaaatttgaataaatttgacCTAACTATAGATCCAAAAGCATCGCGTAATATGGAATAGAGCAAGACCAACACCAATTTTATTAAAACAATTATATCAGatttatcaaaaatatatttttagatttgcCTTGAAACTTTACTTCCACAAacactattactccctccgtttcataatgtaagtcattctagcattgcccacatatatatagatgttaatgaatctagatataaacATATGTCtcaattcattaacatctatatgaatatgggcaatgctagaatgacttacattatgaaacaaaGGAAGTATTTTATTAGGAGATGCGTGCAGTGACAAGGATGGTGTGGTTTCAATCAATCCTATGTTCAATCCCTAACACACTCACAATTTCtgcttaaaaaaatgtttggagggacgTCTTTccctataataataataataataataataataataataataataataataataataataataataataataataataataataataataattattattattattattattattattattattattattatagtttttttaggtATCTTGCACTAAAATTATTGGttagttttatttaattttgatgACCATGTCATATCTAAAATTAACAATATGTTTTTGATTGGATGGAGAATAATTTAATCTTCATGAATTGGTGCAGACACATGATTCATAGTATGCATTATGTCGACTGTATGGCATTTATTCTGGGGGTGAAAGCAAATCGATGCATGCATCTGTATGTACATGCATGTGCAATTCAAAAACCTGCAGGCGCAGGATAAAttcaaatagaaaagaaaacgtcTTCTAGTACCAAACATGAATCCACAAACTTCCAAACACATTAATCAATTCCACCAAATTACAGCTTGGATCCATGAACTTTCAAATTTGATCCCGCTATTTCCACCTGGCGTGGCCACAGCAGCTGGCAGAGACGTAATCAGCCTAATTATGCTTGCCGTTGACATTCCCAAGCATAGTTGGTATCTTGGTTCTCTCTTTTTCCTCGGTTAAATTAAAATATAGGCTGCAAATGTGCGAAAAGTCTCAAACTTTTCCTTTCTTTAAACTAACCTTTACTCTAGGACGCCCCTGTTTTGCGAGTGGAGTAGAACACGTCGTCATTGCCAAATGACACTCTCTCTTGGCCTATCTTTTCTTAAATAAGTTGGATTAATGTGATAACGATAAGAATGATAGTGTTTGAGCCGTCTTTTCATGAAGAgacgaaaaaaataatcaattaattaattaattagcattgAAATGAATAAGTAGTAGTATGTATCATCGTGTTCTTGGATTACTTCATAAGATGCTCGATCGTGAAAAtagttttaataaaatttcaacaaaattaTGTTCGAAACAACAAATATTTGTGATCGGAAGTACTTGTATATTCACCTTTAGAAAATAGAAATAGATATACCATGAACTCATTCATACAACAGCCGGATAGATATACATCACTACTCATCTAGACCGTTCCATGGACTACATACATACGTATGGTATATCTTTGTTATTtatattctatatatatatccagctATATATAGAGGAAAGAATTGAATGAGATAGATATTGGAGATGGCCTACAGCTACTACAAACGGTAGAAAATACATGAAGATAGAAACGGGTGAGCAttgaagggagagggaaggaaTTATAAATGGCAGGCAATAATGGCCTTCCAAATAGGCTCCCTTCATCCCTCTATAAAAGCACCCCTTCCCCTTGCAACCTTTCACCCATCAACAGCAACAAACAAtagttcttttctttctctctctccctttgtAGGTGTAGATGTTGATTTCATGgctcttctgattcttcgtgTTCTAGTCTCTCAGTATTATATGCATAGTTGAAGTTTTTTTTGGTTAACATAGTATTTCTGAAGCCTCTGATGTTTGCTTTTGCTATTGCAAATCTTCTAGTTTTGTTTATGCTATAAACTATATGTTTCAGATCTCTCTTGGTTTGTGGTTTTGTTTCTTTGTTGGTTGTTTCTTGAATATGTGGTTGCGTTTTGGTTATGAAGTGGAGCTCCTTTCGTTCCAATGAAAGGTTTATCTGAAGGGTGATACAGCTGCTTGTTCATGGTTCCCACTATTCTATCTCATAGGAAAAGAGATAGGCTTGTGGTTTGCATGACCAAGGAGCCGAATCAACTCCTTGCTGACCACTCTTTGGATTGAAGGGAGCTCTGCATCTTGATCCCATATAGTAGTACATGTCACTACTGATTGCATGTCTTATATATTTGCCCCTTGTTCATGTTGGATTTGATTTTTTCCTCGTTCcccatgtgtagatctaatgatttTTGATAATGCTTGTACTTCAAACCAGTCATATATAGCACCTGCATATTCGATGGAGAGATGATCTGGTTTTGCAAGCTTCGTTGTTTTGGCGTTACTTCAGCCATTGTTGTTATTTTTAATTACATGTAAAGGTTTCTTATGTTTCAATCTGAAGTATGATCTCTTTAGCTAATCAAGAGAttcagatttatttattttttgggtATCATTGCGTTGAATGGTGTACTTTGCATCGCTTTATTCCCTTGTTGGTGAGATGTTATGTCACTGTTGAATTATTCCATCACTGTTTGTCTTTGCACCAGCGTGTTGTCCATCTGTTGTAGGGACAAGCAGATGTTGTTAGATCTTGCTTTGCTCTTTGGACAGTTTGATCTATCTCTCCTATGAACACTGCTTGTGTCcactctttttttcccttttgctaTACCTGGTTCTGATAGATTTGCATCAGATACCCTTATGCTTGGATCTACTAGCCGCTCTTAGTATTTTCATTGCTTCGTACACCGGTCATCACATGTTCGTCTGTTTATGTGTACTGTACTACTCACTGACAGTGTGCAGCTGTGGTTATTTGGCCTCACTGGCAACCGTGCATCATGCTATGCATGTTCTCTTTCTTTGGCCCAACATATGCTCTTCTTTGTTAATTGCTCTTTTTTTTGTAGCATTAACACGTCGAGATTGATTCTGATGCAAACATATTAGGTGTAGATCCGTCCTGGAGAATGGAGATTATATGATGTCTATTGTTTGGAAGAAGAGAAATATGGAAGACTGATGCAAACCTTTGCCGGCATGGAGTGGAGAACGTTGATCAAAGAAAGTTTTCTTTAGTTGATGATTGGGTTAAATCCCAAGtgtaaccataaaaaaattccTGCTTGCTAGTCCTGTCATTCTGTATATCTGAATGATGTTTCACAATACTCAAATGCCaagttttaagatatttttttgtACTTGTGGATTGTACTTATAAATCAATGGTTAATTAATCATTTCTACCGATGATAATATTGGTCAATTTATGTATTTACCTTGTGAATTTATTGAGAAGGGTGCTCTTTTTCCTTCTATATGGTTAATTCCGAAGTGTAACACAAACCATTCCTGCTTGTTATTTAGTCCGGCAATCTGTAACACCGAAATTTCTACACATAGTCCCCTTTATTTGCTCTTCACCCAGAttgtttatttgaaaaatttagaCAGCAACTGGCGGTTCGTACCCTATATCAGTCCATTCAATGTTATATATCTTGCAGATTACCCTAAACCGCCGAATTAAAAGTAGCAAACAATGATACTTCCCGACATCTACCAAAAATTATCTAGGTTTTTCAAGTTACAGATCGATATGAGAGTGTCAGATAAGATCAAATCCATTTAATTTACTAGGAGTACCTTGCATTTGCTGCGCCGCCGAGCTTGCTATCTTcgtggccggccggcggcgtggtcgACGGCGATCGACGAGGAAGACGAACCCATGGCCAACTCATGTGTGATGATCCGATTCGTTTGTGGGTCGTCTGGTTCGTTCATCTTTGTTTTTATGGGCCTCCATTTGCTAGCCGGCCCAAACAGCGATACTCTCCGGTTTTCAGCTgctttttcacatttttttttagcacACTGTATCTTCATTGTAGAGACTTTATTTCTGATTGATCTCATGCCCAACAAGAGCCAAAACATGCGTGACCACTAGGTCCATTTGCTagctcgcttttttttttttaataatagaaatgGTTTACATCTCTGATTTTCGCTGAAGGCGTACAGGACAAGTTCTCAACTTCTCTCAGaattataagttttttttttgcgaggaccAGAATTATAAGTTAAGATTACGCTATCAAAAGAATTGCTAGCTATTGTGCTTGAACAATATTAACTTTGTCgcccaaaaaataattatacctATACACCTGGACAAATAGTACTTGTCAAAATGCATTGTCAGAATCACATTTTTGTATGGAGATAACAATTGGTAGGAGTAATTCATAATTGCTCATATACAAAGGAATATTCATGCATACGAAATGTTAATTTGACAATCTATATTTCTTTTCCTGTAATTGAAACGATAATCAAATCAAACATTACATATActagtttttttagataaaattaaattagtaGAAACTAGAAAGAACACAAGTGGGATCATCCATGGTTAGCTTGGAAGCTAAGCTTCTAGTGTTGGAGGTTGGCGAGGAGAGACTGGGAGGCATGGAGGAGGCCGGAGACGAGGACGAAGGCGGTGGCCGGAACGctcaccgccaccgctgccacgatcccgacgccgacgccggggcgggagctCATGAGGAAGGCCTGCACGGCGCCCACCAGCGCGCACACGTCGGCGTCGTAGCTCCCGTACCACTCCTTCTCCCACGCCGCCCACTCCGCCGGCGGCTCCCACccgctctccgccgccctcATCTCGTGGATCCTCCGCCGCAGCTCGATCATCCCCTCGtccaccaccccgccgccgccgccgcccgagaaGAACTGAtccgcgtcgtcgcgccgccgcgaccTCACCACCGCCGGCTTCCTCAATGTCACTGACGTCGTCGTCTTCTGTGGTGGTCGCCGGGATGGGAGCGCCGGTCCAGCcaggcgaacggcggcggcggggaattGGGAGATCGCCGGTTGCATTTTTGGATTCCGATAAGAAGAATTGTGCAGCTAGCGAATGCTGTGATTTGATTCAGCTAACGAAATTCGCGATTCGATTAAGGAGAGAATCAGAATCGCGAATTTGAAATGGATTTTAGAGGAGGATGGAGAGTGGAGAATTGGTGGAATGCGATTTGATTGATTTGGAGCTTGGGCTGGTTGCTtgggtttatatatatagtgcgTCGTTGTtggcaaaaaaattttaaaaaaaataaaaaaacgcgTGGCAAGAACGTTCCAATGGCCGATTCCGTGTGATTacctatcattttttttctgcaaaagtTCAGACATTGTGGCATCCAGGATAGTTTTGGTCAAGATAACATTAGTTGTCTTAACAGAAAGGAGACCTGTTCTagaaatgaattaaatttaacTACAAGCTCCATCATATCATGtcctaaaaattattataattcTTCTGTTCTTAATTGTTTCCTCCCTCGACCCCTTTCTTTCGGCCTATTCAACATTTAGAATGTCGACATGGACTCTTGGAGACATTAGGCTGTGTTAGCTGGAATGGGTTGGGAACACTAATTAAAACTTAAATCTcctgcgcacggaaaacggagcggtccattagcacgtgactAATTaggtattagctatttttttttaaaaaaatagatcgatatgatttttttaagcaacttccatatataaattttttaagaaaacacaCTGTTcagcagtttgggaagcgtgtgtACGAAAAACGAGGCGGAAGGAGTTGGGAATTACGAACAGAGCCTAAATGTGTGTTCTTTTATCCCTTTTTATAACTTGTACCTCTTATTTTCCgcgcgtacgcttttcaaatttctaaacaacgtatttttttattaaaaaaaaggttttacaGGAAAGTGCtttcaagcataggaatttgAAACACGTCGACGTGGCTATGTTCGTTTCAAGCTGTTAAATGATATTCCCTctgggctgataatacttgtcgttttagataagagtgaagtcaaactttagaatatttgattataattatttttaaaatatttgtctttcaaatatggttactatatgtatagattagtcttaaaaggtactttaataaaatcatatatttattaacacttttgtacatattataataaaaaataatggttaaagtagtttttttggagaccgtgcccttagcgaaacgacaagtattatcaacccggaggaaGTACGCTTTTGGTAAAAATAATCTCTAAAAAAGTTGCTGTAAACAATTTATTTCCCCTCGTCTCAAACGCATCAGTCCTTTGAAACACACGAATTTGAAAGCACAAAAATATAAAGAACACGGGTCACATGCCTTataaattcctacataaattaGAAGCACAACTGCACAAGAGTACTTCAAAACAGTCGTTTGGATTACacacacgcaaaaaaaaaagaaattgtagaCATGTACAGGAAGAGAAAACCATGAGTTGGACTTTCTCATGTTTGTTTTAGTCTAAAATTGTAATGGAATGCTTTATTCCTTAGGATGTTCATAGAAAACTTTTAAGGACATGCTCTTTATTCCAGATaacttcatatgaattttatttCTAGGATTCAAATGCTTCAGGAAAAACTAAACAGTTCTTTTCTTCCAAATGAGCCTAAAACATGTTTAATCATTATTTTATATTGCGGATTAACGTAGGCGGATATAGGAAATTAAGTGCGACACGGTTGGATTTGGACGATAGATCGATGTGACGCCGGTCGGCCGATATATATACGCGTTGAGAGATCGAGTGGATCGAAATTCGTTGGAAATTGCTGTACCATATCATGCTGTTGCTTGCTTGTACTGATCCTATCATGCATCATTGTGTGAATATCCTAGCCAGTGCTGTTCATCAATAGTGGGTCAAGTTGTAATTAAGCAAGCGGCCGGCGATTGGCTCCACACGAAACGCGTTTCCTTAACTCCCTGGTTTTCTGCTCCCTGCAGCATGCAGCTAGCTATCTTTGCTTTGCTTGCACTACTTTTCTTCCAGCATATATGCACAAATTAtagattatactccctccgtccttaaatgtttgacaccgtttacttttttaaatatatttgatcattcatcttattcaaaaacttttacgaaatatgtaaaactatatatatacataaaagtatattcaacaataaatcaaatgataggaaaagaattaataattacttaatttttttgaataagatgaacgatcaaacatgtttaaaatagtcaacggcgtcaaacatttagagacggagggagtactagcatAAGCAAGAAGCAGCCTAGCATAACTGCATTATGACCATTTATTTTGTGCTGGAAGGACTGAATAACTAAATGATTTATGGTACTTTCTTCGtcttataataaatttatttttgcttctcctatttatcttaaaataagtttattttttagtaatCATTGCATTAGGGtttatgaaaatatgaaataattACATCAAAAATAGGTAAGTGAGGAATAATTGTATTACTcggatttgataaagtaaggGTATTCTAGTCCTTTTAATTTTATATCGGTATGTGTGGGgtgagtaaaaaaataaacttattttttggAAAGAGAAAGTACTTCATAATATTTTAGCTACTTCTTTTgtacatccacccaaaatcttttatattatgggacaaatAGAGTACTAATGAATAAATTAACTTAttataaagttaaaaaatatacatatttaaaacaaaattttaaagaagtttatatgtggaaagtttagtttaaaaaaattccCACCATTTAGAAATTCTGAAAATGtgcacatttatatatatatttgtccaTGAAGCAGAAAAGAGCAGCAGAGTATGTGACGACCAGATTATCAAGCTAACCCATGCGCACttgttactccatccgtttcacaacgtAAGTCATTCTTACATTTtccatattaatattaatgttaatgaatcttaatgttaatgtgggaaatgcttGAATGACTTACGTTGTGAAACGGGGAAAGTATATAGCTAATCAGCCGGTGTCGCCGTTCGTCGGAGCTGAGTTACCTATTCATAATAAGA
Proteins encoded in this window:
- the LOC127761130 gene encoding uncharacterized protein LOC127761130, giving the protein MQPAISQFPAAAVRLAGPALPSRRPPQKTTTSVTLRKPAVVRSRRRDDADQFFSGGGGGGVVDEGMIELRRRIHEMRAAESGWEPPAEWAAWEKEWYGSYDADVCALVGAVQAFLMSSRPGVGVGIVAAVAVSVPATAFVLVSGLLHASQSLLANLQH